One Pieris napi chromosome 13, ilPieNapi1.2, whole genome shotgun sequence genomic window carries:
- the LOC125055154 gene encoding ER lumen protein-retaining receptor: MNIFRLLADLSHLLAIIILLLKIWKTRSCAGISGKSQILFSIVYTARYLDLLTTYVSAYNTVMKLVFIVASYATVYLMYVKFKATYDHNHDTFRIEFLLIPCVILALLINREFTFLEVLWTFSIYLESVAILPQLFLVSKTGEAESITSHYLFALGSYRGLYLLNWIYRYIVEDHYELIAIIAGVVQTVLYCDFFYLYITKVLKGKKLQLPA, from the exons aTGAATATATTCCGATTACTTGCCGATCTATCCCATCTATTGGCTATTATAATCTTGTTGCTTAAAATATGGAAAACAAGATCTTGTGCAG GTATATCTGGAAAATCGCAAATACTTTTCTCCATCGTGTATACCGCAAGGTATTTGGATTTACTGACTACATATGTGTCCGCATATAATACTGTTATGAAGTTGGTCTTCATCGTGGCTTCATATGCCACGGTTTATTTGATGTACGTAAAGTTTAAGGCCACCTACGACCACAACCACGACACCTTTAGAATCGAATTTCTGCTAATACCTTGTGTGATCTTGGCGTTGCTGATAAACCGcgaatttacatttttagag gTGTTATGGACATTCTCTATTTATTTGGAATCTGTTGCTATTTTGCCGCAattgtttttggtttcaaaGACTGGAGAGGCAGAAAGTATCACATCTCATTACCTATTTGCCTTGGGTTCATACAGAGGACTCTATCTTTTGAACTGG aTTTACCGTTACATTGTTGAAGACCACTATGAGTTGATTGCTATTATTGCTGGAGTTGTGCAAACAGTTTTGTATTGTGATTTCTTCTATCTTTACATTACAAAAG TTCTTAAAGGAAAGAAACTGCAACTACCTGCATAA